The following proteins are co-located in the Sphaeramia orbicularis chromosome 24, fSphaOr1.1, whole genome shotgun sequence genome:
- the LOC115414856 gene encoding trichohyalin-like, whose protein sequence is MTETVEARSSTTTTMVIDKNGDAGSAAVRTPKKTFTDDLYATFSSPLAWILVLALVITWSCVFLIMFDLMDHKTISGHPQAGVRKVFKDTGRRGGLTKIGSDPMNTVTGAVEGSANMINAMLKFAASLVAPDEEEGNLYAVRKKGEFLPSRSKVIGMQAKEKPPAIEVVEEEEEEEEEAEEIQEVEEEEVEAAQEEEEGEEVEEEVEEEEEYAEEEEELQEEEDEEEEEEEEEGVAEEEEEEEEEEEEEGVAEVEEEEEEEGIEEEEAEEEEEGVAEEEEEEEEEEEEEEGVEEEEKEEEEEEGVEEEEKEEEEEGVAEEEEEEEEEEGVEEEGAEEEEEEEGVAEEEEEEEKEGIAEEEEEEEEEEEEDIAAEEEEEEGVEDVAEDTKEEEEEEEPKEEEEEKEEDAEGVKDEAEEEEEGAETAADEEEEEKEEDEEKEEEVAAEVKDDEEEDEKEPEAAAPEVDEDDDEDEVKEEAEEEKEEKKEEEEEEEEEEEVPAAADEDDDVSPEPISTSEDEESDSESDAPIDTKDSDEDLLDEDEEKDEEEDEEDSDAAALTDSSDISESALLSSEEEEGEEDEDEALDSDDIAETIEDLELDLPPLPAVSDEEEDDDDYDDLKLSEEDELSPLPADSDEEEDEDLKVTEEDDLPPLPADDDDDEILAEEVKADDDDDDDDDDDDDDDDDEDTAEEVKADEDDDDEDIAEEVKADDEDLDEEVKADDDDEDIAEEVKATEDTEEEDDDDDLDQSDEDISIASSEHFADDEDDEDDLDSDDIDDAEVDKLDEVTEEDIHVDEDVKEDDDEKEEEEEEDDEIPPLESTDSGVLGDDDDDDDEDDDDDALKTDEESASEEAIGTEVSTDEDDLDDEDDDEDDEDIDTSSFEISLDEDEEKETEEALIDTDEDEDEITSESVVSATPDDEDDDEDDDDDDDEDEDEDDDDVLLAAALAAAATSVQEEAVKTEADSDEGEDEDEDTTEEAEADKTVSSEPAAPEEEDEEEDEEPESETQKTVDEPEDKKEDDEDDEDDDEEEKATVDVIKPVPEPEEEITETEPSVCSCVEPVPTVKETETKTVDKKEGPRRVSAVRRKKDRDVSKSDEKPKRAGLPRIASMDHRVRIRRIPAFLRGKKQAKNKASKAEPEAQKPTEEPEPTQEVGPCKPAPVYCPSPPGWYVHHVVTDNPYPPPTVSAPSAPVVTQHPTPQPGPAPMPPLYPQSLLQSLFPQFFYPQPMMQPPPEPVQPAEPVQPTEPAEPVTAAEPKPEAPVQPEVPTPAAEPQPTAAVAQEPEAVKVETKDAPTKKAAKKKAKAADSDKEAPKVAKEKTKKEAAVSKEKAKERPAKKEAAAAVKEKKKSPAVVKKEPAVKERKAAKKEPAAPRQKRKSVSEKTASSVKSKAKTSAAKKELEVHPQPIRFRSRFESAKRANETSEPAKTRPKTVLEKKSKAEKKPVKEAQDKGEKQTPPPKEPQPDSAEKKKPGQRYFQCVYIPGKGAQYPLRPFTPAMSPAMMSPAMMSPAIRSMLEQQRAARAAGQ, encoded by the exons GTCACCCACAGGCTGGCGTCAGGAAAGTTTTTAAGGATACAGGCCGTAGAG GAGGCCTCACCAAGATCGGCTCAGACCCCATGAATACGGTGACCGGTGCCGTGGAGGGATCAGCGAACATGATCAATGCAATGTTAAAATTTGCTGCCAGCCTGGTGGCTCCTGATGAAGAGGAAG GAAATCTATATGCAGTGAGGAAAAAAG GGGAATTTCTACCATCTCGAAGCAAAG TTATAGGGATGCAAGCAAAGGAGAAACCACCGGCGATTGAAgttgtggaggaggaagaggaagaggaggaggaggcagaagaGATTCAGGAGGTAGAAGAGGAAGAAGTGGAGGCAgctcaggaggaagaggagggggaagaggtggaggaagaggtggaggaggaggaggagtatgcagaagaggaggaagaactacaggaggaggaagacgag gaggaggaggaggaagaagaggaaggagtcgcagaggaggaagaggaggaggaggaggaagaggaggaggaaggagttgcagaggtggaggaagaagaggaggaggagggaattGAAGAGGAGGaagctgaagaggaggaggaaggagttgcagaggaggaggaagaagaggaggaggaggaggaggaggaggagggagttgaagaggaggagaaggaagaggaggaggaggagggagttgaagaggaggagaaggaggaggaggaggaaggagttgcagaggaggaggaagaagaggaggaggaggagggagttgAAGAGGAGGgagctgaagaggaggaggaggaggaaggagttgcagaggaggaggaggaagaggagaaggaaggaattgcagaggaggaggaggaggaggaggaggaggaggaggaggacatagcagctgaagaagaggaggaggaaggagttgAAGATGTGGCAGAAGAcaccaaagaggaggaggaagaagaggaa ccaaaggaagaggaggaggaaaaggaagaagatgCAGAGGGAGTTAAAGATGAggcagaggaggaagaagagggagcTGAAACAGCTgctgatgaggaagaggaggagaaggaggaggatgaggagaaggaggaggaggtcgCTGCAGAGGTGAaggatgatgaggaggaagatgagaaaGAACCTGAAGCAGCTGCACCTGAggttgatgaagatgatgatgaagatgaagtgaaagaggaagcagaagaagagaaggaagaaaagaaggaagaggaggaagaggaggaagaggaggaagaggtgccTGCAGCagctgatgaagatgatgacgtcTCTCCTGAACCCATCTCCACCTCTGAGGACGAAGAGTCAGACTCTGAGTCAGACGCACCTATTGACACCAAAGACAGCGACGAAGACCTACTtgatgaagatgaggagaaagatgaagaggaggatgaggaggatagTGATGCTGCTGCCTTGACTGACTCCTCAGACATCAGTGAATCTGCACTTCTGtccagtgaggaggaggagggtgaagaggatgaagatgaggcaTTAGATAGCGATGATATTGCCGAGACCATTGAAGATCTGGAGCTGGACCTTCCTCCTCTGCCTGCTGtcagtgatgaagaggaggatgatgatgattatgatgatctTAAACTTTCTGAAGAAGATGAACTTTCCCCTCTGCCTGCTGacagtgatgaagaggaggatgaagatctcAAAGTCACTGAGGAGGACGATCTTCCTCCTTTGCCAgctgatgacgatgatgatgaaatCCTGGCTGAAGAGGTCaaagctgatgatgatgatgatgatgatgatgatgatgatgatgatgatgatgatgatgaagatactGCTGAAGAGGTCAAagctgatgaagatgatgatgatgaagacattGCTGAAGAAGTCAAAGCTGATGATGAAGACCTGGATGAAGAGGTCaaagctgatgatgatgatgaagacattGCTGAAGAGGTCAAAGCTACTGAGGACACTGAGGAAGAGGATGATGACGATGATCTGGACCAATCAGACGAAGACATCTCCATCGCCTCCTCTGAGCACTTtgcagatgatgaagatgatgaggatgacCTTGACAGTGATGATATTGATGACGCTGAGGTCGACAAACTTGATGAAGTCACAGAAGAAGATATCCACGTGGATGAAGATGTTAaagaggatgatgatgaaaaggaggaggaagaggaggaagatgatgagATCCCTCCCCTTGAAAGCACTGACAGTGGAGTCTTGggtgacgacgatgatgatgatgacgaagatgatgatgatgatgctctgAAAACAGATGAAGAGTCTGCCAGCGAGGAAGCCATAGGCACTGAGGTCTCAACTGATGaagatgatcttgatgatgaggatgatgatgaggatgatgaagacaTTGATACCAGCTCATTTGAGATCAGTTTGGATGAAGACGAAGAAAAAGAGACTGAGGAGGCATTAATTGACactgatgaagatgaggatgaaatcACATCTGAGTCTGTAGTCAGTGCTACtcctgatgatgaggatgatgatgaagatgacgatgacgatgatgatgaagatgaagacgaagacgaTGATGACGTCTTGCTGGCAG CCGCCCTCGCTGCAGCAGCAACCAGTGTCCAGGAGGAGGCAGTAAAGACTGAGGCAGACAGTGATGAgggtgaggatgaagatgaagacacgACTGAGGAGGCTGAAGCAGATAAAACCG TGAGCAGTGAACCTGCTGCCcccgaggaggaggacgaggaggaggacgaagagcCAGAGAGTGAAACTCAGAAAACTGTAGATGAACCTGAAGATAAAAAAgaggatgatgaagacgatgaagatgatgatgaagaggagaaggcgACGGTGGATGTCATCAAACCTGTGCCTGAGCCTGAAGAGGAAATAACGGAGACTGAGCCGTCAG tgtgttcGTGTGTGGAACCTGTTCCTACTGTCAAAGAGACTGAGACCAAGACTGTGGACAAAAAAG AGGGTCCCAGAAGGGTTTCCGCTGTGAGAAGGAAGAAAG ACAGAGACGTCTCAAAGTCAGATGAAAAGCCAAAAAGGGCAG GTCTTCCTAGGATCGCAAGTATGGACCATAGAGTCCGGATCAGGAGAATCCCTGCATTCCTCAGAG GAAAGAAACAGGCAAAGAACAAGGCTTCTAAAGCAG agcCAGAGGCACAAAAACCAACAGAGGAGCCAGAACCAACACAAGAAG TGGGTCCTTGCAAACCTGCACCTGTTTACTGTCCGTCTCCACCTGGCTGGTACG ttcatcacGTAGTCACGGACAATCCCTACCCTCCACCGACTGTGTCAG CTCCTTCTGCTCCTGTTGTGACTCAGCACCCAACACCCCAACCCGGTCCTGCACCGATGCCACCTCTGTATCCACAGTCACTGCTACAGTCGCTGTTTCCACAGTTCTTCTACCCACAGCCAATGATGCAGCCTCCACCAGAGCCGGTCCAACCAGCTGAACCGGTCCAGCCCACTGAACCAGCTGAACCAGTCACAGCAGCTGAACCAAAACCAGAGGCTCCCGTTCAGCCTGAGGTTCCGACTCCAGCTGCAGAACCTCAGCCTACTGCAGCTGTAGCTCAAG AACCAGAGGCTGTAAAGGTAGAGACAAAGGATGCACCAACCAAAAAAG CTGCAAAGAAGAAAGCGAAGGCTGCTGATTCAGACAAAG AGGCACCAAAGGTGGCCAAAGAGAAAACAAAGAAAG AAGCTGCTGTTTCAAAAGAGAAAGCCAAAGAACGCCCTGCAAAGAAAG aagcagcagcagcagttaaagagaaaaagaaaagtccTGCAGTGGTTAAGAAAG AACCAGCTGTGAAAGAGAGAAAGGCTGCTAAAAAAG AACCTGCAGCTCCACGACAGAAAAGGAAGTCAGTGTCTGAAAAGACAG CATCTTCTGTCAAGAGCAAAGCCAAGACATCTGCCGCCAAGAAAG AACTAGAAGTTCATCCACAGCCGATCAGATTCAGGTCCAGATTTGAATCTGCTAAGAGGGCGAATGAAACGTCTGAACCAG CCAAAACAAGACCAAAAACTGTGTTGGAGAAGAAAA GTAAAGCTGAAAAGAAACCTGTCAAGGAGGCTcaag ATAAAGGAGAGAAACAAACACCACCACCCA